The sequence accaaataTTGAccataaatttcataaaattggaCTCTTGATTATCTCCGCCTGTCATTAACAGGCATGAAGCATAAAAATAATCTTTACACATTTAACATCTACAGGAATTGCCCAActcacacattaaacatttgaaactgatgaaCCCGGAATACCCAATCAGCTGGCTCCAAAACATTCatctctctatgaaatcttatgcccaaaaggggatttccagaaatctatatttagttttgttttgcGGTAGCCTGGTACCCTGACCTACCCATAAAGCTGCTATGCGGAACATTATGGGCGGGCTGGTGTATCAGGTTAGGTTGGTTCTGTGGTCTCCTATAACATAGCATGTAAGTGTGGTTTTACCGAGATTTGATCAAGACCCCTAAAATGTCTTAAGAGCGAGCTCCAATATATTGTAGCAACTGTAATTAGTTATCAGATCCTTATGCGCTATTTTCTCGGATATAAAGAGTGTTGTCTAAGAAAGAAAACACTCTCTTTATCGGAGTACGCCAAGGTTCTGTTCTTGATTCACCTAAGtggagatgtacatgtacaagtgcGTCTCATTTGCTGACACACTGCATTATTTAATAGACAAATAGACAATAGTGATCAATGGAACtgaaagcaaaatttatttaaaatttcttaaaaataaagtCTATATGCTCCATGTGTCCAATCGCTTGCTGTAGTCgatcatttatacatgtacgtgtctgttatcaaattattcatgaaaacGATCGCGATCAAGTTCCTACATTTCTGAACGTTTTGTGTTCCAATCAATGATCTAGAGGTTCCACTGTTGCTGTCTGTCGAACAAGGCAGCACAGGATATGTTTACGAATCCAATTCCTTCTGTTGTGAGtctttgttgatttattatttgttttcgcACTTAGGACGCTGTCGTTAGGTAATGTGTTCGTAGActtcttcttttctttctgAAATAGAGAAACACTTTTCAGGTAAGTTAGTTGATATTTTCTGCCCATTTCTGTTTTTCGTGTGTATTTCTTTAGGTAAACAAAATAGAATGAAGCACTTCGAATTTTGATTACCGATAGTAATGTATTAATATACTGACACTGAGATTGTTTTATCATATGACGTTAAACACAGTTTGCGAAGCGGACACCATATTGGCtggataattaatattaatatttcttcTGTCTTACGCCGACTTAAAAATAACAGAGATATGACTCCACCTTGGCGTACACCGTCTTGAgatttaaaacagatatttgaCCACTTACTGTAGTAGAGCTAAAATATTCTTTTGAGTTAAATGTACTCACTcttaaaattctgtcaaaatAGCGCTTGAAAaagtttttctgtgttttccCGCCGTCTCCATTCACAATTGTAGCCACAAGAGGCTGGGCATCATTTTTGTTATCTGAAGCAGAAAGAGTCAGCGTGTTAGAAATTGTATTGATCACTTTACgatgatacatttgtatattaaccTGTAAAAATGAGTTTCGTGATTGTTAAAAAGTGCGCAAAATGTAAATTACACATATCTATTTAGAACAAAATCCTAAATAATCAAATCATGTTATTTGAGTAATTATCAAGTCATATTTCTGCACGAAATTTAAAAACGAAAGACGATAAAATAAAGTTACccctaaaacatatataatggtACAGCAAAATTAGTACACGTACCTCTATCAGATTGATTTGTGTTTGTCATTTCTACTTCCGATTGGTCCATCATTTTGGCCATTATTTCGTCAGTGGGAGAAGTTTGCCCTTGGCGAAGTGCTGAAACAGATCTGCCAATAGTAACATCTACAATATTGCCCAGATCCGTGTCATTTTCACTCATCGCTTCCTCCATCTTGTAGTGTGTTGGAGACGTTTGACCATGTTTAAGAGCCGCTATGGACCGCTGGATAGTTAACCTAGCCAGGTCTTCAGCAGCCTGGTCCATCATTTCATCTGTTTCGGCCTTTTCTGTCATCTTATCGTCCTCTTTCAATTGATTTGTATCCATAATCTACAATACCACCACAAACGACTGGAATAAGTTTGTCATAGTCCAGTAATAGTTAAAGCTACTATTTGTGATCGAACTCGCGACCATTGGTGCTCTTGTCAGTAGTGTATTAACACGAATTCCTACTACATCTTTTGTAAGGCCAAGCTAATCGTATAGAGGGTGATATATACCTAAAATGGAAGAAGTCAGGATCAAATTGCTGAAGCTTCAGTTGATAAGTTTGAAATGCTCAATAATTAGAAAGCACACTATTACTTCTAGTTCAGAAAAGTataagaaaatgtaataaaaataactcATTGCGGACTGGTCTAACATTGAAGCCATCGACTTTTCGAAATTCTTAATTTGCCAGCTCAGGGCGACTTTCTTAGtatgaaaatattaagaatCCCCATATGAAATATGTTGTAATTATTTGGTTATGCCCCGTAATTTTACTGGACTATATTCATGTCGTTCGAATCGCAGCATAGGTTATCAAGTCTGACTCATCTAAATGAAAGGCGCCTGCGCTCGGTAATGGTACAAACAAGTTGGATTTAAAACATACCGTCTTGGATATTTACAGAGTATATTAACATATAAGATACACATTCAGTACTTACCTGAAGTTcatacaaaacatgaaacatgCGAGTAGCAATTGATAATTAAAGATTAATGTAAAATCCAAATTCGTTTTTTCCAGAGAAGTTTGACCAAGTCTGTTTGTTGCCATGAACAAAGAACAATAGATGGAAAATCTCGCGAGATGTAAAGCATTTGTGACGTTATAGAGTTTGTGACGTCATCCAATTGTGAATTGTCAAAACGTGGTCGTGCGCCTTGGTGGGTGTTGAAACATGTTGTTTCCATTTTCCAGTTGCCAGTTAGTTTGCTTTTGTGATATCTGGCAAATAATTACGTTAAGTCTATgattagtatatacatgtacaacgtaTAAGCGCATGTGCTATTGTGGATTTCGTATAGAGCTATTTTATGaagtaaacaaatgtttttgtttgctCGTCAGTATATATACGTGTAaagtggtgaaatgtgtgtgttGGGTGTCTTGGGCAGCATATACTTCAgtaagataacactataaacagaacaagagttccactatcacaaggagacacaacattaatatggagcagcctcccaaaatattgtaaacatggaaggccgtccttaaataaccctggctgccaatatatacatgtaggacatAAACCGTCTGAACCAAACCAAGTCCGTTTTGTATTGTTCAAACctttattaattacaatatgtatttaaagtttatttttttatcaacattatatGTCGATCGGTTAATTATCCATGTTTTGCATATGGTTATCTGTTTTaatcaacatacaatgtaaatgataaaaagtgTTACAGAGCAGGcgttgtatgtgttgtttacATACCAATCTGTTGTGGTAATCACTTTTCAGCTTATAAGTAGTTATAGGCCTAATTGTTACTAAAGATGACGTGATTTGTTTTCAGTATATAAagaatgtacatatacattttgtggctggaatgttaaagtaaatttcttttgCAACGCGTTGCAAAATTACAGTATGTGATTCGTTTAATAATAGTAGTTATGAATGGAAAATGTTTAAGATGTTTCGTCTTGTTAAACGTTTGAGGCGAGGACTGTCATCTTGTgctgaattccgcaccaaataTTGAccataaatttcataaaattggaCTCTTGATTATCTCCGCCTGTCATTAACAGGCATGAAGCATAAAAATAATCTTTACACATTTAACATCTACAGGAATTGCCCAActcacacattaaacatttgaaactgatgaaCCCGGAATACCCAATCAGCTGGCTccaaaacattcacctctctatgaaatcttatgcccaaaaggggatttccagaaatctacttttagtttcgtattgcGGTAGCCTGGTACACTGGACTACCCATAAAGCTGCTATGCGGAACAATATGGGCGGGCTGGTGTATCAGGTTATGTGGTCTCCTATAACATAGCATGTAAGTGTGGTTTTACCGAGATTTGATCAAGACCCCTAAAATGTCTTAAGAGCGAGCTCCAATATATTGTAGCAACTGTAATTAGTTATCAGAATTATGCGCTATTTTCTCGGATATAAAGAGTGTTGTCTAAGAAAGAAAACACTCTCTTTATCGGAGTACGCCAAGGTTCTGTTCTTGATTCACCTAAGtggagatgtacatgtacaagtgcGTCTCATTTGCTGACACACTGCATTATTTAATAGACAAATAGACAATAATGATCAATGGAACTGAAAGCAAAATTTATTAAAGATGAATCACTTTTAagaatttcttaaaaataaagtCTATAATGCTCCATGTGTCCAATCGCTTGCTGTAGTCgatcatttatacatgtacgtgtctgttatcaaattattcatgaaaacGATCGCGATCAAGTTCCTACATTTCTGAACGTTTTGTGTTCCAATCAATGATCTAGAGGTTCGACTGTTGCTGTCTGTCGAACAAGGCAGCACAGGATATGTTTACGAATCCAATTCCTTCTGTTGTGAGtctttgttgatttattatttgttttcgcACTTAGGACGCTGTCGTTAGGTAATGTGTTCGTAGACTTATTCTTCTTTTCTTTCTGAAATAGAGAAACACTTTTCAGGTAAGTTAGTTGATATTTTCTGCCCATTTCTGTTTTTCGTGTGTATTTCTTTAGGTAAACAAAATAGAATGAAGCACTTCGAATTTTGATTACCGATAGTAATGTATTAATATACTGACACTGAGATTGTTTTATCATATGACGTTAAACACAGTTTGCGAAGCGGACACCATATTGGCtggataattaatattaatatttcttcTGTCTTACGCCGACTTAAAAATAACAGAGATATGACTCCACCTTGGCGTACACCGTATTGAgatttaaaacagatatttgaCCACTTACTGTAGTAGAGCTAAAATATTCTTTTGAGTTAAATGTACTCACTcttaaaattctgtcaaaatAGCGCTTGAAAaagtttttctgtgttttccCGCCGTCTTCATTCACAATCGTAGCCACAAGAGGCTGGGCATCATTTTTGTTATCTGAAGCAGAAAGAGTCAGCGTGTTAGAAATTGGATTGATCACTTTACgatgatacatttgtatattaaccTGTAAAAATGAGTTTCGTGATTGTTAAAAAGTGCGCAAAATGTAAATTACACATATCTATTTAGAACGAAATCAAATCTGAACATAATTTTGCACGAAATTTAAAAACGAAAGACGATAAAATAAAGTTACccctaaaacatatataattgtaCAGCAAAATTAGTACACGTACCTCTATCAGATTGATTTGTGTTTGTCATTTCTACTTCCGATTGGTCCATCATTTTGGCCATTATTTCGTCAGTGGGAGAAGTTTGCCCTTGGCGAAGTGCTGAAACAGATCTGCCAATAGTAACATCTACAATATTGCCCAGATCCGTGTCATTTTCACTCATCGCTTCCTCCATCTTGTAGTGTGTTGGAGACGTTTGACCATGTTTAAGAGCCGCTATGGACCGCTGGATAGTTAACCTAGCCAGGTCTTCAGCAGCCTGGTCCATCATTTCATCTGTTTCGGCCTTTTCTGTCATCTTATCGTCCTCTTTCAATTGATTTTTATCCATAATCTACAATACCACCACAAACGACTGAATAAGTTTGTCATAGTCCAGTAATAGTTAAAGCTACTATTTGTGATCGAACTCGCGACCATTGGTGCTCTTGTCAGTAGTGTATTAACACGAATTCCTACTACATCTTTTGTAAGGCCAAGCTAATCGTATAGAGGGTGATATATACCTAAAATGGAAGAAGTCAGGATCAAATTGCTGAAGCTTCAGTTGATAAGTTTGAAATGCTCAATAAATAGAAAGCACACTATTACTTCTAGTTCAGAAAAGTataagaaaatgtaataaaaataactcATTGCGGACTGGTCTAACATTGAAGCCATCGACTTTTCGAAATTCTTAATTTGCCAGCTCAGGGCGACTTTCTTAGtatgaaaatattaagaatCCCCATATGAAATATGTTGTAATTATTTGGTTATGCCCCGTAATTTTACTGGACTATATTCATGTCGTTCAAATCGCAGCATAGGTTATCAAGTCTGACTCATCTAAATGAAAGGCGCCTGCGCTCGGTAAGTGGTAGGAAACAAGTTGGATTTAAAACATACCGTCTTGGATATTTACAGAGTATATTAACATATAAGATACACATTCAGTACTTACCTGAAGTTcatacaaaacatgaaacatgCGAGTAGCAATTGATAATTAAAGATTAATGTAAAATCCGAATTCGTTTTTTCTCAGAGAAGTTTGACCAAGTCTGTTTGTTGTCATGAACAAAGAACAATAGATGGAAAATCTCGCGAGATGTAAAGCATTTGTGACGTTATAGAGTTTGTGACGTCATCCAATTGTGAATTGTCAAAACGTGGTCGTGCGCCTTGGTGGGTGTTGAAACATGTTGTTTCCATTTTCCAGTTGCCAGTTAGTTTGCTTTTGTGATATCTGGCAAATAATTACGTTAAGTCTATgattagtatatacatgtacaacgtaTAAGCGCATGTGCTATTGTGGATTTCGTATAGAGCTATTTTATGaagtaaacaaatgttttgttgtttgctCGTCAGTATATACGTGTAaagtggtgaaatgtgtgtgttGGGTGTCTTGGGCAGCATATACTTCAgtaagataacactataaacagaacaagagttccactatcacaaggagacacaacattaatatggagcagcctcccaaaatattgtaaacatggaaggccgtccttaaataaccctggctgccaatatatacatgtaggacatAAACCGTCTGAACCAAACC is a genomic window of Argopecten irradians isolate NY chromosome 10, Ai_NY, whole genome shotgun sequence containing:
- the LOC138332672 gene encoding uncharacterized protein, which translates into the protein MDTNQLKEDDKMTEKAETDEMMDQAAEDLARLTIQRSIAALKHGQTSPTHYKMEEAMSENDTDLGNIVDVTIGRSVSALRQGQTSPTDEIMAKMMDQSEVEMTNTNQSDRVINTISNTLTLSASDNKNDAQPLVATIVNGDGGKTQKNFFKRYFDRILRKEKKKSTNTLPNDSVLSAKTNNKSTKTHNRRNWIRKHILCCLVRQTATVEPLDH
- the LOC138332674 gene encoding uncharacterized protein: MDKNQLKEDDKMTEKAETDEMMDQAAEDLARLTIQRSIAALKHGQTSPTHYKMEEAMSENDTDLGNIVDVTIGRSVSALRQGQTSPTDEIMAKMMDQSEVEMTNTNQSDRDNKNDAQPLVATIVNEDGGKTQKNFFKRYFDRILRKEKKNKSTNTLPNDSVLSAKTNNKSTKTHNRRNWIRKHILCCLVRQTATVEPLDH